CGTGGTCGGCGAAGACAACGACGTGAGCGGTGCGACGTCGATCTTGGGCACCGGCGGGGGCATGCGTCCCGGAAAAACCGTGGGCGGTTGCATGTCGTTCGGCGCATCGATGACGATCGGCGCTACGGGACGTTTCACCGAAGCCATGACTCCGGCGGGAGCAGCTTGATCGAGGCGCCGCGTGGGAAGTTGAGCATCGTCACCGCGGCTCGGACGCAGCGACTCCACGACGGTGATCGCCGTACTCGACGTCGTCGGGCGATGCTCGGTCACGACGGGCGGTTGCTTTGGAGTGGATGCCTCGGCAGATGTTTCATCCGCGTACGAAATCGGGAGTTTGTCCAGAACGACATCGCGCACTTTGATCGGCTCGCGCACGGCAACGTGGCCGAGCACGGCGCGCGGCAAAGGCGGTGAGGTGTCCACTGGTGGCGATCCACCGACGCTCGAGACGTTCGCAGTCGTCGCAGGAGGGATCGTCTCCGGTTTGTCTGGAATGGCACTCGCCAGAGCAGCACTCGGACTCGTTTGCATCGCGGACAACGCTGCGATCGGAATCGGTCCCGTCGCTGCGTCGAGCGCGCCGGTTTGTGCCATCTCCGGACCCGTCCCAGGCTCGTCGTCGGCGTCGAGGGGGTCGTCGAGCAGCGAGAGGTAATCGTCTCCGAGCACGATGTCGGAGTCGTCATCGACGTGTGGGGCTGGAGGAAGCGAGACGAATGCGTCGGCAAGCATCACCTTCTGCTCTGCGGCAGCGAGCAACTCCGTGAGCTCGGGTGAGAGCTGCATCGGGTGCGCTGCCAAGAGCGCGTTCGGTGATTGTCCTTCGGTTTCGTCGGGTGGGAAGATGGACGAATGCATTTCGGACGCGTCGCCGCCGCCCGGAAAAACCGACTGAAACACCGCTGAAAATGCACCGCTGCCGTCCTCGACGAACGGCGGAACGCTCTCGCCCGAACGTCTTGGATTCGTGTCGTGGATGCCGTCGCCGATGAGCTCTTCGTCGAGAGGTGCGGGATCTGCAAGCGCGCCGATTTGCGCGATGATCGCGTGAATGTCGACAGGCCGTGCGAACGCACGCCCCGACGCCGTCGTCGCTCCAACCTCGGCCGCCCGCATCGGACTGCCCAGACAAACCAGCTCCGCCCGTTCGCCCTCGGAAAGCTCCCGAATGCGCTCGATCGCGTCGCGAGCACCAGGTTGGTCGATGTCCACGATGAGCACGCGGGGAGACTCGTCGAGCACGCTCACTTCGAGCCTCTCCACGGTCGATATGGCCACGGCAAACCCTTGCGCACGCAGGGCGACCGCAATCGCTTGTCCCTCAGCCGATGCATCGGCCATCAGGATCACGTCGCGGTGCACGGTGTTCGGGGCATCATCCAGCGCGGACACGCCGTAATCCTTCGACTCTAGAGGCCAGAGTGTCAACGCGTGCGCCCCGCTCGTTCGGTCGTTGTCCCCGAAGCTGTTCGGAAGCAATATACGCCAGTCGCCCCGGAAGACGCGCGAGATGGTAAGGAAAGCACGGGAGCTCGATGTTCAGTTTTGCCACACCCAACGAACTCGCATTGGTCGCTTTTCTCATCGGCCTCGTCATCATTCACTCGGTCGTGCCGAAAATGGGTGAAGCCGTCGGCCGGCTCTTCGAACGGGACGAAGAGAAACCCAAAACCGATGCATAAACGCCGCTGATTTCCCGCACCACACGCTTGCATTCTGCATTTGCAGAACATATCGTCGTCTTGATGGACGGCCCCGACGAGCAGCATGAGCGGCCGGAACGTCGCGCGCAAATCGTGGCGCACATGCCCGCGCGCTACAACCCATCGCTACACCTGGCGATCCCTACCGCCATTGGGCTCGGCGTGCTCGTCACCGCGCTTGCTCGACTTCAAGCGAACACGCTGCGTCCCATCGAACTGCTTGCAATTCCAGTCACGCTTCTTGCTGCGTTCGGGTTCGAATGGCGAGCGCACAAGAGCATCCTGCATCGGCGTCTCCCGCTTCTCGGCGTGCTCTATGAACGCCATGAGCTCCAACATCACGTGATTTACACCGATCAGGACATGGCCATGCGCAGCAAGCGCGAATGGTGGTTTGTCCTGATGCCACCCTACGCAATCGTCCTCGTTTTTCTGACACTCGTGCTTCCGCTCGCGATCGTCATCGAACGGTACGTGACGACCAACGTTGCGATGCTCGTGACGGCCACTTCGATGGTGTTTTTTCTATCTTACGAATGGCTCCACCTCGCGTATCACTTGCCAACGGATCATCCGGTCGGGCGGCTGCCGCTCATCGCGAAACTGCGCGAGCATCATCGTCGGCATCACGAACCGCGGCTCATGAAACGCTGGAATTTCAACGTGACGGTGCCGGTTTTCGATTGGCTTTACGGCACGACTTGGTCCCCCGCTCGCGAAGAGAAGTTCCGCGCGGCGAGGCAGTTGCGACGCGCAACGCCGAAACGAGCGAACTGAAGCACAGGACTTGTGGTACGGGTTCGGCGTGCGAACGAGTGCGCGCAAAGCGCTCGCAGCTCTAGCCATCGCCGTCGCTTGTGCGATCGGATATTTCGTTTGGGCAAAAACGAAATCACCCTCGTTCGTGTCGTCGCTCGATGCGATCCCGGACGGTGCGCTGCTCGTGGCCACGGCGGACGTCGGCGTGCT
The Polyangiaceae bacterium genome window above contains:
- a CDS encoding sterol desaturase family protein, yielding MDGPDEQHERPERRAQIVAHMPARYNPSLHLAIPTAIGLGVLVTALARLQANTLRPIELLAIPVTLLAAFGFEWRAHKSILHRRLPLLGVLYERHELQHHVIYTDQDMAMRSKREWWFVLMPPYAIVLVFLTLVLPLAIVIERYVTTNVAMLVTATSMVFFLSYEWLHLAYHLPTDHPVGRLPLIAKLREHHRRHHEPRLMKRWNFNVTVPVFDWLYGTTWSPAREEKFRAARQLRRATPKRAN